From Streptosporangium album, the proteins below share one genomic window:
- a CDS encoding NBR1-Ig-like domain-containing protein, whose translation MDALSAAPVKVVIVPVRSPELTPRNRVLVSVIASAAVIAAGLIFFYLWMNTDKGNPQAAPTPTAGKISGDDSEFVGDITYPDGSKVRQGSSFEKVWRIRNAGTVSWEGRRLARMNTGPCRSPEAVDIPSTAPGQTVDIMVRVRAPNRPGNCRIYWKVIDARGQTLFPLKRPVFLDVQVGPS comes from the coding sequence GTGGATGCGCTGTCAGCCGCCCCGGTAAAAGTGGTGATAGTCCCCGTGCGTTCACCGGAACTCACGCCGCGGAACCGTGTCCTCGTCAGCGTCATTGCCTCAGCCGCGGTCATCGCGGCCGGCCTGATATTTTTTTATCTGTGGATGAACACTGACAAGGGTAATCCTCAGGCTGCGCCGACGCCGACAGCGGGAAAAATCTCCGGTGACGACTCTGAATTCGTGGGTGACATCACGTACCCGGATGGCTCGAAGGTACGGCAGGGCTCTTCTTTCGAGAAAGTGTGGAGAATCCGCAACGCCGGGACGGTGTCCTGGGAGGGCAGGCGTCTGGCTCGCATGAATACCGGGCCATGCCGATCACCCGAAGCGGTGGACATACCGTCGACGGCGCCTGGTCAGACAGTGGACATCATGGTGCGGGTGCGAGCTCCGAACAGACCTGGAAACTGCCGCATCTACTGGAAGGTGATCGATGCGCGGGGACAGACGCTGTTCCCGCTCAAGCGCCCGGTTTTCCTGGACGTCCAGGTGGGTCCGTCTTGA
- a CDS encoding class I SAM-dependent DNA methyltransferase has product MAELDFLRTIRTDYDAIAVRYAEFVSTHLQANPLDRAMLAAFAELTQAAGAGPVADLGCGPGHVTAYLHSLGLTAFGVDLSPEMIALARQAHPSLRFDEGSMIALDLTDDVLCGILARYSIIHTPPERLPEVLAEFHRVLAPGGHLLLSFQAHDEPSELAEAFDHTVSLAYRWSPDRVAGLLREIGLVEVARLVIAGGEDAKRGFPQAHLLARKPADISRS; this is encoded by the coding sequence GTGGCCGAACTGGACTTCCTGCGCACCATCCGTACGGACTACGACGCGATCGCCGTCCGTTACGCCGAGTTCGTCAGCACGCACCTCCAGGCCAACCCGCTGGACCGTGCGATGCTCGCCGCGTTCGCCGAGCTCACTCAGGCCGCCGGCGCCGGACCGGTCGCCGATCTCGGCTGTGGCCCGGGCCATGTGACGGCATACCTGCACTCTCTCGGGTTGACCGCCTTCGGCGTCGACCTGTCACCGGAGATGATCGCGCTGGCCCGTCAGGCGCACCCGAGTCTGCGGTTCGACGAGGGATCGATGATCGCCCTCGACCTGACGGACGACGTTCTCTGCGGCATCCTCGCCCGATACTCGATCATCCACACCCCACCGGAGCGGCTACCGGAGGTGCTCGCCGAGTTCCACCGGGTGCTCGCCCCGGGCGGCCACCTGCTGCTCAGCTTTCAGGCTCATGACGAGCCTTCGGAGCTGGCGGAGGCCTTCGACCACACCGTGTCGCTCGCCTACCGGTGGTCACCTGACCGTGTCGCCGGCCTGTTGCGCGAGATCGGGCTCGTCGAGGTGGCCCGGCTGGTGATCGCCGGGGGCGAAGACGCCAAGCGGGGTTTCCCGCAGGCCCACCTGCTGGCCCGCAAGCCGGCCGACATCAGCCGATCATGA
- a CDS encoding phage baseplate protein — protein sequence MVNKALHDQTVLQSFAFDNVHGHMYTVQVKNGAGSPAAGDLCVTKLSLTGTILGHMYLMGFGHGVQIGVEPSGSSAYLWTETDGVSDGVNAWGRKLARFPFVNGQTLTTSSSSLRKYAPIAGATSTTCAIDPSTNRLVMRHRRAGAARYAVYDLSTIKAGGSTPLFDIAEPPGLGVFQGYTALGQHLYMFDGTAYSASNPTGDTHLTSVDLTTGKVVQRSFTAAWKSLNYREPEGMAIQLAGGNPRLCFGFASGGAGARRTSIIYKNGLA from the coding sequence ATGGTGAACAAGGCCCTCCACGACCAGACGGTCCTGCAGTCATTCGCCTTCGACAACGTCCACGGGCACATGTACACGGTGCAGGTGAAGAACGGTGCCGGATCGCCGGCCGCCGGGGACCTGTGCGTGACCAAGCTCAGTCTCACCGGCACGATCCTCGGTCACATGTATCTCATGGGTTTCGGGCACGGTGTCCAGATCGGTGTGGAACCATCCGGATCGTCGGCCTATCTCTGGACCGAGACCGACGGCGTGAGCGACGGCGTGAACGCGTGGGGCAGGAAGCTCGCCCGGTTCCCGTTCGTCAACGGCCAGACCCTCACCACGTCATCCTCGAGCCTGCGGAAATACGCGCCCATCGCCGGCGCCACCAGCACGACGTGTGCCATCGATCCCTCAACCAACCGGCTGGTCATGCGCCATCGGCGGGCAGGCGCGGCACGTTATGCGGTCTACGACCTGTCCACGATCAAGGCGGGCGGCTCCACCCCGCTGTTCGATATCGCCGAGCCCCCGGGTCTCGGTGTCTTCCAGGGCTACACCGCTCTCGGACAGCATCTCTACATGTTCGACGGGACCGCCTACAGCGCTTCCAACCCCACCGGTGACACCCATCTCACGAGTGTCGATCTCACCACGGGCAAGGTCGTGCAGCGTTCGTTCACCGCGGCGTGGAAGTCCCTGAACTATCGCGAGCCTGAGGGCATGGCCATCCAGCTCGCCGGTGGTAACCCCCGGCTGTGTTTCGGCTTCGCCTCAGGCGGGGCAGGCGCGAGGAGGACCAGCATCATCTACAAGAACGGGCTCGCCTGA
- a CDS encoding DUF1203 domain-containing protein: MEYQFRAIEPETLKRLRHLDDAGRPPRPYLDVEGGSPMRCCLGRARPAEEIVLAAYAPLRGWAAQTGADPGPYEELGPVYIHAEPCSEPAPGYPAALGGPLRVFRAYTAQGDIHGGRLLADGLSADPDAALAVLDELFADPEVALVHARAVEFGCFLYEVRRS, encoded by the coding sequence ATGGAATACCAGTTCAGGGCGATCGAGCCCGAGACGTTGAAGCGACTGCGTCACCTGGACGACGCCGGACGGCCGCCCCGGCCCTATCTCGACGTCGAGGGCGGCAGCCCGATGCGCTGCTGTCTGGGACGTGCCCGGCCGGCAGAGGAGATCGTGCTGGCGGCGTACGCGCCGTTGCGGGGCTGGGCGGCCCAGACGGGTGCGGATCCCGGCCCCTACGAGGAGCTGGGACCGGTCTACATCCACGCGGAGCCGTGTTCCGAACCGGCCCCCGGCTACCCCGCCGCACTGGGCGGCCCACTACGGGTCTTCCGCGCCTACACCGCCCAGGGGGACATCCACGGTGGCCGCCTGCTCGCCGACGGCCTGTCCGCCGATCCGGACGCCGCCCTCGCGGTCCTGGACGAGCTGTTCGCCGACCCGGAGGTCGCGCTGGTGCACGCCCGCGCGGTGGAGTTCGGCTGCTTCCTGTATGAGGTCCGCAGAAGCTGA